A single region of the Paraburkholderia sprentiae WSM5005 genome encodes:
- a CDS encoding high-potential iron-sulfur protein: protein MRSSRRTFLITSIGVASTLALSRQAFADAPKVSETDPTAQALGYKSDASKVDKAKFAKYTPGEQCNNCSFFQGKAGDAYGPCPMFAGKQVAAAGWCSAYNKKA from the coding sequence ATGAGATCGTCCCGTCGTACGTTTTTGATCACCAGCATCGGTGTGGCATCGACGCTCGCGCTGTCGCGCCAGGCGTTCGCCGACGCACCGAAAGTTTCCGAAACCGATCCGACCGCGCAGGCGCTTGGCTACAAGTCGGACGCGAGCAAGGTCGACAAGGCGAAATTCGCCAAATACACGCCTGGCGAGCAATGCAACAACTGCAGCTTCTTTCAGGGCAAGGCAGGCGACGCCTACGGCCCCTGCCCGATGTTCGCGGGCAAGCAGGTCGCGGCCGCTGGGTGGTGCAGCGCCTATAACAAGAAGGCCTGA
- a CDS encoding amidase: MPTDREGSTDVQSDYLAHDAIGLAELVRTRQVTARELIDVAISRTEAVNPAINAVVLKDYDAARQRASRDDASRANTVNGVSGTDNLAAHAALAGVPFVIKDLGAPVAGLRMAMGSRHYRHFIPTQDAPVVALAKAAGLNIFAKTSTSELGQMPYTEPELFGACRNPWNLDHTPGGSSGGAAAAVAAGIVPLAHASDGGGSIRIPASCCGLFGLKPSRGRVPRAAPPGAGELGIDHAVSRSVRDSALLLDLLAGNAERPAGAPGTFLGATREPCKPLNIAYVTEPMLAPSLSADARAALDDAAQLASSLGHRLEPVSLGVDFAAVRHAFLTLWSVTAEDLVLNAERISGHKPNRSEFEISTWAMAHVGRKIGEQGLPAALDEQRRITERLTDLLNRYDVLLCATLASAPIKIGEMRPSSVERMQMRAVTTIPLERLMKKLLFEASNKAFAWAGCTELFNLSGQPAMSVPLYWNARGLPIGVQFAARVGGEATLFRLAAQLEAARPWFDRRPPLINARR, translated from the coding sequence ATGCCAACCGACCGCGAGGGCTCAACCGACGTGCAATCAGACTATCTCGCTCATGACGCCATCGGCCTCGCCGAACTGGTGCGCACGCGCCAGGTCACCGCGCGCGAACTCATCGACGTCGCGATCTCGCGCACCGAGGCCGTCAACCCCGCGATCAACGCGGTCGTTCTGAAGGACTACGATGCGGCACGCCAGCGTGCGTCGCGCGACGACGCGAGTCGCGCGAATACCGTCAACGGCGTGAGCGGAACGGACAACCTCGCCGCCCATGCCGCGCTTGCCGGCGTGCCGTTCGTGATCAAGGATCTCGGCGCTCCTGTTGCGGGACTGCGCATGGCGATGGGCAGCCGTCACTACCGCCACTTCATTCCGACCCAGGACGCGCCGGTCGTCGCGCTCGCGAAAGCGGCAGGTCTGAACATCTTCGCGAAAACCAGCACGTCCGAGCTCGGCCAGATGCCTTATACGGAGCCCGAACTATTCGGCGCGTGCCGCAATCCGTGGAACCTCGATCACACGCCGGGCGGCTCGAGCGGCGGCGCGGCGGCGGCAGTCGCCGCGGGCATCGTGCCGCTCGCGCATGCATCGGATGGCGGCGGCTCGATCCGCATTCCGGCATCGTGCTGCGGACTGTTCGGCCTGAAACCCTCGCGCGGTCGGGTGCCGCGCGCGGCGCCCCCCGGCGCCGGCGAGCTCGGCATCGATCACGCCGTATCGCGCAGCGTGCGCGACAGCGCGTTGCTGCTCGATTTGCTGGCCGGCAACGCCGAGCGGCCCGCCGGCGCACCCGGCACTTTTCTTGGCGCGACGCGCGAGCCGTGCAAGCCGCTGAACATTGCGTACGTGACCGAGCCAATGCTCGCGCCGTCGTTGTCGGCCGATGCACGCGCCGCGCTCGACGACGCCGCGCAACTCGCGAGCTCGCTCGGCCATCGTCTGGAACCGGTGTCGCTTGGCGTCGACTTCGCGGCGGTTCGTCACGCGTTTCTGACGCTGTGGTCGGTCACCGCCGAAGACCTCGTGCTGAACGCGGAGCGCATCTCCGGCCACAAGCCAAACCGCAGCGAGTTTGAGATTTCGACCTGGGCGATGGCGCATGTCGGCCGCAAGATCGGCGAGCAGGGCTTGCCGGCCGCGCTCGACGAACAGCGCCGCATCACCGAACGTCTGACCGATCTGCTGAACCGCTACGACGTGCTCTTGTGCGCGACCCTCGCGTCCGCGCCGATCAAGATCGGCGAGATGCGGCCGAGCTCCGTCGAGCGCATGCAGATGCGCGCGGTCACCACGATCCCGCTAGAACGGTTGATGAAGAAACTGCTGTTCGAAGCGTCGAACAAAGCGTTCGCGTGGGCCGGCTGCACCGAGCTGTTCAATCTGAGCGGTCAGCCGGCGATGTCGGTGCCCTTGTACTGGAACGCGCGCGGGCTGCCGATCGGGGTTCAGTTCGCGGCGCGCGTCGGCGGCGAGGCGACGCTGTTCAGACTCGCCGCGCAACTCGAGGCGGCACGGCCGTGGTTCGACCGGCGTCCGCCGTTGATCAATGCGCGGCGCTAA